A region from the Plasmodium berghei ANKA genome assembly, chromosome: 9 genome encodes:
- a CDS encoding deoxyuridine 5'-triphosphate nucleotidohydrolase, putative, which produces MHLKIICLSDEVREMYKNHKTHHEGDSGLDVFIIKDEILKPKTTTFVKLGIKATALQYKCNYYYKSDKNDSNNKKKIENNNEPEIVNTSFLLFPRSSISKTPLRLANSIGLIDAGYRGEIILALDNTSDQEYTIKKNDKLAQIVSFSGEPLSFELVTELDETSRGEGGFGSTSNK; this is translated from the coding sequence atgcatttaaaaattatctGTTTGAGTGATGAAGTTCGGGAAATGTACAAGAACCATAAAACTCACCATGAAGGAGATAGTGGATTAGATGTTTTCATTATAAAGGATGAAATATTGAAACCTAAAACAACAACATTTGTTAAACTTGGTATAAAAGCAACAGCATtacaatataaatgtaattattattataaatctgataaaaatgattctaataataaaaaaaaaatagaaaataataacgaACCAGAAATTGTGAATACaagttttttattatttccacGAAGTAGTATATCAAAAACACCATTACGATTAGCCAATTCTATAGGATTAATAGATGCTGGATATAGAGGTGAAATTATATTAGCTCTTGATAATACAAGTGATCAAGAatatacaattaaaaaaaatgataaattagCACAAATAGTATCTTTTTCTGGTGAGCCTTTATCCTTTGAGTTAGTTACAGAATTAGATGAAACCTCAAGGGGGGAAGGTGGATTTGGATCAacatcaaataaataa
- a CDS encoding tRNA (guanine-N(7)-)-methyltransferase, putative encodes MKKHKTPCKKFYRQRAHCNPLSDSYIKYPLNDKYVDWGIHYPLYFRDLGNVGKNEEEQVSKVEKNDNIQSSENNTDADKLFLNTNKYPICYENKIQIKPNNFEVNFLDIGCGYGGLLFELCKVFDNKLILGLEIRDKITNYVGEKINTYRKNNFPNYNNISVIRTNAMKFLPNYIKKNQIEKMFFCFPDPHFKKPNWRRRIITIESLSLYYHLLQKNGLIYFITDVFTLYLWVKFCLNKYQKFKILSEEEYKNDICIKLIHEKSEESKRVKTQNKNMYFCVAQKI; translated from the coding sequence atgaaaaaacataaaaccccatgtaaaaaattttatcgCCAAAGAGCACACTGTAACCCACTTTCAGAtagttatataaaatatccgttaaatgataaatatgtgGATTGGGGAATACATTATCCATTATATTTCAGGGATTTAGGAAATGTGGGCAAAAATGAGGAGGAACAAGTTTCCAaagtagaaaaaaatgataatatacaaAGTAGCGAAAATAATACGGATGCAGATAAACTATTTTTAaacacaaataaatatccaATATGCTACGAGaataaaattcaaattaaaccaaataattttgaagtAAATTTTTTAGATATAGGATGTGGTTATGGGGGGCTACTTTTTGAATTATGTAAAGTTTTTGATAACAAACTAATATTAGGTTTAGAAATAAGAGATAAAATAACTAATTATGTTggagaaaaaattaatacttatagaaaaaataatttcccaaattataataacatatCAGTTATAAGAACAAATGCAATGAAATTTCTAcctaattatattaaaaaaaatcaaattgaaaaaatgtttttttgttttcctGATccacattttaaaaaaccAAATTGGAGAAGAAGAATAATAACTATAGAAAGTTTATCACTATATTATCAtctattacaaaaaaatggattaatatattttataactgatgtttttactttatatttatgggTTAAATTCTGCCTTAacaaatatcaaaaatttaaaatactTTCTGaagaagaatataaaaatgatatatgtataaaattgATACATGAAAAATCAGAAGAATCCAAACGAGTTAAaacacaaaataaaaatatgtatttttgtGTTGCACAAAAAATCTAA